One window of Brachybacterium ginsengisoli genomic DNA carries:
- a CDS encoding ABC transporter permease: MTLAEPTVAAAQKPAPRPAVPKRRPGGWKRALRRDWPLYTLAVLPLIFLAIFRYLPMLGNVIAFRRFRPGGSIFGDEWVGTFYVEMFIHDPAFWKVFANTAIIGGMTLVVCFPLPIVLALMLNEVRRTHFKRIVQSISYLPHFLSVVIVVGMVYQLLALQGTVNQIVDAFGGDAVTFLQKPEWFRFIYVASEAWQTVGWGTILYLAALTAVDDALYEAARIDGANRWQQTWHVTIPGIRPTMVTLLILNIGNFLNVGFEKVLLLYNPMTYSTGDVISTYLYRVGLVSNNLSYAAAIGLFQAIIGFAMVMTANYISKRLVGTSLW, translated from the coding sequence ATGACACTGGCAGAGCCCACCGTGGCCGCGGCGCAGAAGCCTGCGCCGCGCCCGGCGGTCCCCAAGCGCAGGCCCGGAGGGTGGAAGCGGGCGCTGCGGCGCGACTGGCCGCTGTACACCCTGGCGGTCCTCCCGCTGATCTTCCTGGCGATCTTCCGGTACCTGCCGATGCTCGGCAACGTGATCGCCTTCCGCCGGTTCCGTCCCGGCGGCAGCATCTTCGGCGACGAGTGGGTGGGAACCTTCTACGTCGAGATGTTCATCCACGATCCCGCGTTCTGGAAGGTCTTCGCGAACACGGCGATCATCGGCGGCATGACCCTGGTGGTCTGCTTCCCGCTGCCGATCGTGCTCGCGCTGATGCTCAACGAGGTGCGGCGCACGCACTTCAAGCGGATCGTGCAGTCGATCAGCTACCTGCCCCACTTCCTCTCGGTCGTGATCGTGGTGGGCATGGTCTACCAGCTCCTGGCCCTGCAGGGCACGGTCAACCAGATCGTCGACGCCTTCGGCGGGGACGCCGTGACGTTCCTGCAGAAGCCCGAGTGGTTCCGCTTCATCTACGTGGCTTCCGAGGCCTGGCAGACCGTCGGCTGGGGCACGATCCTGTACCTCGCCGCGCTGACCGCCGTGGACGACGCGCTCTACGAGGCGGCCCGCATCGACGGCGCCAACCGCTGGCAGCAGACCTGGCACGTCACGATCCCGGGGATCCGGCCCACGATGGTCACCCTGCTGATCCTCAACATCGGCAACTTCCTCAACGTCGGGTTCGAGAAGGTCCTGCTGCTGTACAACCCCATGACCTACTCCACCGGTGACGTCATCTCGACGTACCTGTACCGGGTGGGCCTGGTGTCCAACAACCTCAGCTACGCCGCGGCCATCGGCCTGTTCCAGGCGATCATCGGATTCGCGATGGTCATGACGGCGAACTACATCTCGAAGCGATTGGTGGGGACGAGCCTGTGGTGA
- a CDS encoding ABC transporter substrate-binding protein, with protein sequence MFTRRKFLAAGSAALGTTLALGACSSGGGDEPVDVSDVSAGSMPDYGVGTTFTASEPFDLGLMYSDNPAYPYRKDWLFWEEITQRTNVTLKPTVIPMSDYEQKRSLLVSAGDAPYIIPKTYPGQETAFVAAGAILPISDYVDQMPNYMDKVTRWKLESDIERLKQQDGKYYVLPGLHEEVWPDYTLAYRVDILEELGLEEPTTWDELADVYRKVREAHPDMWPLSDRFAGANLLGLVAATYGVSAGWGFGDGVVRSEEGSDELVFGPQQDAFLAMLEWFSTGVEEKLIDTEGFTQDDDAALRKFVTGKSFSISTNSQTIIDCRKGLDEELGKGRAVVKKMLLPGGPLGAVMGGSRLENGVMFNAQMAEDDKFLAMLQFIDWLWYSDEGQEFSKWGVEGVTYEREGDKRVPAKDVTFLGLNPDGAKDLRTDFGFSGGVFSYGGTTDLLRSTMNEEEVDWQERTAKTHEALEPLPPYPMDEIQREEATLVATPLKDFVDQGTLKFVTGQRDVGEWDAFATECDDNGASKYMDIVREAQKAFAG encoded by the coding sequence ATGTTCACTCGACGGAAGTTCCTCGCCGCCGGCAGCGCGGCACTCGGCACCACCCTGGCCCTCGGCGCGTGCTCGAGCGGAGGCGGTGACGAGCCGGTGGATGTCAGCGACGTCAGCGCCGGCTCGATGCCCGACTACGGCGTGGGCACCACCTTCACGGCCTCGGAGCCCTTCGACCTGGGGCTGATGTACAGCGACAACCCGGCCTATCCGTACCGCAAGGACTGGCTGTTCTGGGAGGAGATCACCCAGCGCACGAACGTGACCCTCAAGCCCACCGTGATCCCCATGTCCGACTACGAGCAGAAGCGATCGCTCCTGGTCAGCGCCGGGGACGCGCCGTACATCATCCCGAAGACCTATCCGGGCCAGGAGACCGCCTTCGTGGCCGCCGGCGCGATCCTGCCCATCAGCGACTACGTCGACCAGATGCCCAACTACATGGACAAGGTCACCCGGTGGAAGCTCGAGTCGGACATCGAGCGGCTCAAGCAGCAGGACGGCAAGTACTACGTGCTGCCGGGCCTGCACGAGGAGGTCTGGCCGGACTACACCCTCGCCTACCGCGTGGACATCCTCGAGGAGCTCGGCCTCGAGGAGCCGACCACCTGGGACGAGCTCGCCGACGTCTACCGCAAGGTGCGCGAGGCGCATCCGGACATGTGGCCGCTCTCGGACCGCTTCGCCGGCGCCAACCTCCTGGGCCTCGTGGCCGCGACTTACGGGGTCTCCGCGGGCTGGGGCTTCGGCGACGGCGTGGTGCGCTCGGAGGAGGGCTCCGACGAGCTCGTCTTCGGCCCCCAGCAGGACGCCTTCCTCGCGATGCTCGAGTGGTTCTCCACCGGCGTCGAGGAGAAGCTCATCGACACCGAGGGCTTCACGCAGGACGACGACGCCGCGCTGCGGAAGTTCGTCACCGGCAAGTCCTTCTCGATCTCGACCAACTCGCAGACGATCATCGACTGCCGCAAGGGCCTGGACGAGGAGCTCGGCAAGGGCAGGGCCGTGGTGAAGAAGATGCTCCTGCCCGGCGGCCCGCTCGGTGCGGTGATGGGCGGCTCCCGCCTCGAGAACGGCGTCATGTTCAACGCCCAGATGGCCGAGGACGACAAGTTCCTGGCCATGCTCCAGTTCATCGACTGGCTCTGGTACTCCGACGAGGGCCAGGAGTTCTCCAAGTGGGGCGTCGAGGGTGTCACGTACGAGCGCGAGGGGGACAAGCGCGTGCCGGCGAAGGACGTGACCTTCCTGGGCCTGAACCCCGACGGGGCCAAGGACCTCCGCACCGACTTCGGCTTCTCCGGCGGCGTCTTCTCCTACGGGGGCACGACGGATCTGCTGCGCTCGACGATGAACGAGGAGGAGGTCGACTGGCAGGAGCGCACGGCGAAGACCCACGAGGCCCTCGAGCCGCTGCCCCCGTACCCGATGGACGAGATCCAGCGGGAGGAGGCGACCCTGGTCGCGACCCCGCTGAAGGACTTCGTGGACCAGGGCACGCTGAAGTTCGTCACGGGTCAGCGCGACGTGGGGGAGTGGGACGCCTTCGCGACCGAGTGCGACGACAACGGCGCCTCGAAGTACATGGACATCGTCCGCGAGGCGCAGAAGGCCTTCGCCGGCTGA
- a CDS encoding carbohydrate ABC transporter permease, with protein MAPDSPRPAPVRARTSRIKDSTSYRVFTVVNTVLLVLMCAVMLYPFVMLLAQSFSSAGAINAGKVNLFPVDFNLDTYRAVANNSSFWRSYGNTVVYTVIGTSIAMVLTTTYAFVLSKKHLRGRGLLIGIAVFTMFFNGGIVPNYVLISSLGMKNTMWAVILPPALSVFNLLVMKAFFENLPTELEEAAHIDGLSWFGIFFRIVLPLSKAVIATMVLFYSVQYWNDWFAAFLYLDRTDLFPVTLFLRNLIAGASTAASEGAAASGGSVNDINANIQSVTMILILIPILCVYPFVQRYFVSGIMLGSVKG; from the coding sequence ATGGCCCCGGACTCTCCGCGTCCGGCGCCCGTCAGGGCCAGGACCTCCCGGATCAAGGACTCCACCTCGTACAGGGTGTTCACGGTCGTCAACACCGTGCTGCTGGTGCTGATGTGCGCCGTGATGCTCTACCCGTTCGTCATGCTGCTGGCGCAGTCCTTCAGCTCGGCCGGGGCGATCAACGCCGGCAAGGTGAACCTCTTCCCGGTCGACTTCAACCTCGACACCTATCGGGCGGTGGCGAACAACAGCAGCTTCTGGCGCAGCTACGGCAACACCGTGGTCTACACGGTGATCGGCACGAGCATCGCGATGGTGCTCACCACGACCTACGCCTTCGTGCTGTCCAAGAAGCACCTGCGCGGCCGCGGCCTGCTCATCGGCATCGCCGTGTTCACGATGTTCTTCAACGGCGGCATCGTCCCCAACTACGTGCTCATCTCCTCGCTGGGCATGAAGAACACGATGTGGGCGGTGATCCTGCCGCCGGCACTGTCGGTCTTCAACCTGCTGGTCATGAAGGCGTTCTTCGAGAACCTTCCCACGGAGCTCGAGGAGGCGGCGCACATCGACGGCCTGAGCTGGTTCGGGATCTTCTTCCGGATCGTGCTGCCGCTGTCCAAGGCGGTCATCGCCACGATGGTGCTGTTCTACTCGGTGCAGTACTGGAACGACTGGTTCGCCGCGTTCCTCTACCTGGACCGGACCGACCTGTTCCCGGTGACGCTGTTCCTGAGGAACCTGATAGCCGGCGCCTCCACGGCGGCGTCGGAGGGCGCGGCCGCCTCGGGCGGCAGCGTCAACGACATCAACGCCAACATCCAGTCGGTGACGATGATCCTCATCCTGATCCCGATCCTGTGCGTGTACCCGTTCGTGCAGCGGTACTTCGTCTCGGGCATCATGCTCGGCTCCGTCAAGGGCTGA
- a CDS encoding LacI family DNA-binding transcriptional regulator, producing MAQSDGRSERVTLKEVAEKAGVSLATASKVMNGRADVRQSTRETVAQAARDLGYQPKRRESDKRRTALIHFDTLTSPYSLQVLEGAEQAAHRADVDLIVVSGDQTSAGLSRAWMAEVASRGVEGVVLVTTPIGARHARWSRDLALPLIAIDPVSIDPDVQGIVTISATNWEGGGTAVQHLLDLGHRRIGVLAGPADSVPARQRLQGYHSALGSVGVQWEQDLIEHGNFSYEAGQAGAERLLQLPEPPTAIFAVADTLAVGALRAARQLGVEVPEQLSVVSFDDTMIAQWTHPQLTAVRQPLFSMGQVAIERLLALSSDPGLFAHPFKLETVLIERESTAPKEEQGS from the coding sequence ATGGCGCAGAGCGACGGGCGCAGCGAACGCGTCACGCTGAAGGAGGTCGCGGAGAAGGCCGGGGTCTCCCTGGCGACCGCATCCAAGGTGATGAACGGACGCGCCGACGTGCGCCAGTCCACGCGGGAGACGGTCGCCCAGGCCGCCCGCGATCTCGGCTATCAGCCCAAGCGGCGCGAGAGCGACAAGCGGCGCACCGCCCTGATCCACTTCGACACCCTCACCAGCCCGTACTCCCTGCAGGTGCTCGAGGGTGCCGAGCAGGCCGCCCACCGCGCCGACGTCGATCTGATCGTGGTCAGCGGCGACCAGACCTCCGCCGGGCTCTCCCGGGCCTGGATGGCCGAGGTCGCCTCCCGGGGCGTCGAGGGCGTGGTCCTGGTGACCACCCCGATCGGTGCCCGTCACGCGCGCTGGAGCCGGGACCTCGCCCTGCCGCTGATCGCGATCGACCCGGTCTCCATCGACCCGGACGTCCAGGGCATCGTCACGATCTCGGCCACCAACTGGGAGGGCGGCGGGACCGCCGTCCAGCACCTGCTGGACCTCGGCCACCGCCGCATCGGCGTGCTCGCCGGCCCGGCGGACTCCGTCCCCGCGCGCCAGCGCCTCCAGGGCTACCACTCGGCGCTCGGCTCCGTCGGCGTGCAGTGGGAGCAGGACCTCATCGAGCACGGGAACTTCTCCTACGAGGCGGGCCAGGCCGGCGCGGAGCGCCTGCTGCAGCTGCCCGAGCCGCCCACCGCGATCTTCGCCGTCGCGGACACCCTGGCGGTCGGGGCCCTGCGCGCCGCCCGTCAGCTGGGCGTCGAGGTGCCGGAGCAGCTCAGCGTGGTCAGCTTCGACGACACGATGATCGCGCAGTGGACCCATCCCCAGCTCACCGCGGTGCGCCAGCCGCTGTTCTCGATGGGCCAGGTCGCGATCGAGCGTCTGCTCGCGCTCTCCTCCGACCCGGGCCTGTTCGCCCATCCCTTCAAGCTCGAGACCGTGCTCATCGAGCGCGAGTCGACGGCCCCGAAGGAGGAGCAGGGCTCCTGA
- a CDS encoding endo-1,4-beta-xylanase, which translates to MRRRQILAAGALATTTAAVGPAAVAAPAPSGRTTPPGNGSTTPPGLATKDTLAFAAGDVLAIGCAVAGGGHHLSQPYPAPFTHDETYRAVLAAEFTSLSAENQMKWDHLRPSRDAFDFTDADAIMEFAAQNGLVVRGHTLMWHNQIPAWVTEGEHSPEELRAILKEHIETVVGRYAGRMQQWDVVNEIFDDAAVLRTEGNIWIRELGPEIIADCFRWAHAADPQALLFVNDYNVEGINPKSDAYYALIQDLLADGVPVHGFSTQGHISIRYGFPSDLAENLQRFADLGLQTAITELDVRMDLPEGGRPTEEQLAKQAEYHRLVVEAAVSVEGCRSLTLWGVLDKYSWVPGTFPGEGAATVLWDDFTRKPAYDAVQDALAEASGRAGHPALRS; encoded by the coding sequence ATGAGACGCCGCCAGATCCTCGCCGCCGGAGCACTCGCCACCACGACCGCCGCCGTCGGCCCCGCCGCGGTCGCCGCACCGGCCCCGTCCGGTCGGACGACGCCCCCGGGCAACGGCAGCACCACGCCGCCGGGCCTCGCGACGAAGGACACGCTCGCCTTCGCCGCGGGCGATGTGCTCGCGATCGGCTGCGCCGTCGCCGGCGGCGGCCACCACCTCTCCCAGCCCTACCCGGCCCCGTTCACGCATGACGAGACCTACCGTGCGGTGCTCGCGGCGGAGTTCACCTCGCTCTCGGCCGAGAACCAGATGAAGTGGGACCACCTGCGCCCCTCGCGCGATGCCTTCGACTTCACCGATGCCGACGCGATCATGGAGTTCGCCGCGCAGAACGGCCTGGTGGTGCGCGGGCACACCCTGATGTGGCACAACCAGATCCCGGCCTGGGTCACCGAGGGGGAGCACAGCCCCGAGGAGCTGCGCGCGATCCTCAAGGAGCACATCGAGACCGTGGTGGGCCGGTACGCGGGCCGCATGCAGCAGTGGGACGTGGTCAACGAGATCTTCGACGACGCCGCCGTGCTCCGCACCGAGGGGAACATCTGGATCCGCGAGCTGGGGCCGGAGATCATCGCGGACTGCTTCCGCTGGGCCCATGCCGCGGATCCGCAGGCGCTGCTGTTCGTCAACGACTACAACGTCGAGGGCATCAACCCCAAGAGCGACGCCTACTACGCGCTGATCCAGGACCTCCTCGCCGACGGCGTCCCGGTCCACGGCTTCTCCACCCAGGGCCACATCTCGATCCGCTACGGCTTCCCGAGCGACCTCGCCGAGAACCTCCAGCGCTTCGCCGACCTCGGGCTGCAGACGGCCATCACCGAGCTCGACGTGCGCATGGACCTCCCCGAGGGCGGCCGGCCGACCGAGGAGCAGCTCGCGAAGCAGGCCGAGTACCACCGCCTGGTGGTCGAGGCGGCGGTGTCCGTCGAGGGCTGCCGGTCGCTGACCCTGTGGGGCGTGCTGGACAAGTACTCGTGGGTCCCCGGGACCTTCCCCGGCGAGGGGGCGGCGACCGTGCTGTGGGACGACTTCACCCGCAAGCCCGCCTACGATGCGGTGCAGGACGCCCTCGCCGAGGCGAGCGGCCGCGCCGGGCACCCCGCGCTGCGGAGCTGA
- a CDS encoding ABC transporter substrate-binding protein: protein MTMPHPFPFAPSRRSFVGLSAAAFATVALSSCGSDSGDEVDLGTQNVGAMDDFAADTQFKATEPITVSMLWTDWPEVPVEDTWRIFDHIKELTNVEITLTHIPFSDATEKRSLLISAGDAPTLIPLVYTGEDAPFVSSGAVVPMSDYVDKMPNFQKYVEEWDLGDMIDNLKQSDGKYYMVPGLQEVSVPVFSLVIRKDVFEELTGAVPNTWEELHEGLKLIKEKYPDAVPLADGFEAASMLNYASHAFGTKAGWGFGDGSIEGPDGKLTYVAITDEYKAMVENFRVLVEEGLLDKESLTASNDGSGAASVSEKFAAETCFAASGSSGTAIEFATALDETVGAGNHSVTLIPPPAGPAGDNVEPRNFWHGFMLNSEITKSENFLATLQFLDWLYYNPDAREMLRWGEKDTNYTKAEDGTITLKDEFSLDDYAINPDGKTDIKVDLGFSTFPAESSESRALKESYSTPEFVEYIDEVLSVRTPREPYPPKPMDEAELEQASLLATPIKDAVDTATLQFIMGERDMSEWDAFTGELEAAGLPRYLELLNTARDRFVEANG from the coding sequence ATGACCATGCCCCACCCCTTCCCCTTCGCTCCCTCCCGACGGAGCTTCGTCGGCCTCTCCGCGGCGGCCTTCGCCACGGTGGCCCTGAGCTCCTGCGGCTCCGACTCGGGCGACGAGGTGGACCTCGGCACCCAGAACGTCGGCGCGATGGACGACTTCGCCGCGGACACCCAGTTCAAGGCCACCGAGCCCATCACGGTCTCCATGCTGTGGACCGACTGGCCCGAGGTCCCGGTCGAGGACACCTGGCGGATCTTCGACCACATCAAGGAGCTCACGAACGTCGAGATCACGCTGACCCACATCCCCTTCAGCGATGCGACCGAGAAGCGCAGCCTCCTGATCAGCGCGGGCGACGCCCCGACCCTGATCCCGCTGGTCTACACCGGCGAGGACGCACCCTTCGTCTCCTCCGGCGCCGTGGTCCCGATGAGCGACTACGTCGACAAGATGCCCAACTTCCAGAAGTACGTGGAGGAATGGGACCTCGGGGACATGATCGACAACCTCAAGCAGTCCGACGGCAAGTACTACATGGTGCCGGGCCTGCAGGAGGTGTCCGTCCCCGTGTTCAGCCTCGTCATCCGCAAGGACGTCTTCGAGGAGCTCACCGGCGCGGTGCCGAACACCTGGGAGGAGCTGCACGAGGGCCTCAAGCTCATCAAGGAGAAGTACCCCGACGCCGTGCCGCTCGCGGACGGCTTCGAGGCCGCCTCGATGCTCAACTACGCCTCCCACGCCTTCGGCACGAAGGCCGGCTGGGGCTTCGGCGACGGCTCGATCGAGGGCCCCGACGGGAAGCTCACCTACGTCGCGATCACCGACGAGTACAAGGCGATGGTGGAGAACTTCCGCGTGCTGGTCGAGGAGGGGCTGCTGGACAAGGAGTCCCTCACCGCCTCGAACGACGGCAGCGGCGCCGCCTCGGTCAGCGAGAAGTTCGCCGCCGAGACCTGCTTCGCGGCGTCGGGCTCCTCCGGCACCGCGATCGAGTTCGCCACGGCGCTCGACGAGACCGTGGGCGCGGGGAACCACTCGGTGACCCTCATCCCGCCGCCCGCCGGCCCGGCCGGCGACAACGTCGAGCCGCGCAACTTCTGGCACGGCTTCATGCTCAACTCGGAGATCACGAAGTCGGAGAACTTCCTGGCCACCCTGCAGTTCCTGGACTGGCTCTATTACAACCCCGACGCCCGCGAGATGTTGCGCTGGGGCGAGAAGGACACGAACTACACCAAGGCCGAGGACGGCACGATCACGCTGAAGGACGAGTTCAGCCTCGACGACTACGCGATCAACCCCGACGGGAAGACCGACATCAAGGTCGACCTCGGCTTCTCCACCTTCCCGGCGGAGTCCAGCGAGTCCCGGGCCCTCAAGGAGTCCTACAGCACCCCGGAGTTCGTGGAGTACATCGACGAGGTCCTGTCCGTGCGCACCCCGCGCGAGCCCTACCCGCCCAAGCCCATGGACGAGGCCGAGCTCGAGCAGGCCTCGCTGCTCGCGACGCCGATCAAGGACGCCGTGGACACCGCGACCCTGCAGTTCATCATGGGCGAGCGCGACATGAGCGAGTGGGACGCCTTCACGGGCGAGCTGGAGGCCGCGGGCCTGCCCCGCTACCTCGAGCTGCTCAACACCGCCCGTGACCGCTTCGTCGAGGCGAACGGGTGA
- a CDS encoding acetylxylan esterase, translating to MALFDLSLDALREYRPSLEEPADLAEFWEGTLSRSREASAPILEIDRADNGLALVDTWDVTFAGHDGTPVRAWYNRPAGGGDELPVVVEYLGYGGGRGEPHERLAWASAGYGHLLMDTRGQGSGWGAGGHTADPAGSGPAAPGVMTRGIESPHTSYLTRLLTDAARAVDAARELPGADGRVAVTGGSQGGGLALGTAGLVPDVDALLTDVPFLTHMRRAVDITDADPYQEIVRYLAVHRDLEEQTFATLAYVDALHLGRRATAPALFSVALRDMICPPSTVFAAYNLYGSATGTDPEREINVYPYNGHEGGGATQQRRQLGWLRARW from the coding sequence ATGGCGCTGTTCGACCTGTCCCTCGATGCCCTGCGGGAGTACCGGCCGTCCCTCGAGGAGCCGGCGGACCTCGCCGAGTTCTGGGAGGGCACTCTCTCCCGGTCCCGTGAGGCCTCCGCACCGATCCTCGAGATCGATCGGGCGGACAACGGCCTGGCGCTCGTGGACACCTGGGACGTCACCTTCGCCGGCCATGACGGCACCCCGGTGCGGGCCTGGTACAACCGCCCGGCCGGCGGCGGGGACGAGCTGCCCGTGGTCGTCGAGTACCTCGGCTACGGCGGCGGCCGCGGCGAGCCGCACGAGCGTCTGGCCTGGGCCTCGGCGGGCTACGGGCATCTGCTGATGGACACGCGCGGACAGGGCTCGGGCTGGGGCGCGGGCGGCCACACCGCCGATCCCGCCGGCTCGGGACCGGCCGCGCCGGGCGTGATGACCCGCGGCATCGAGTCCCCGCACACCTCCTATCTCACCCGTCTGCTCACCGACGCGGCCCGCGCCGTGGACGCCGCGCGGGAGCTGCCCGGGGCCGACGGCCGGGTGGCGGTCACCGGCGGCAGCCAGGGCGGCGGGCTCGCCCTGGGGACGGCGGGTCTCGTCCCGGATGTCGACGCCCTCCTCACCGACGTCCCGTTCCTGACCCACATGCGTCGGGCGGTGGACATCACCGACGCCGATCCGTACCAGGAGATCGTCCGCTACCTGGCGGTCCACCGGGACCTCGAGGAGCAGACCTTCGCCACGCTCGCCTACGTCGACGCCCTGCACCTGGGGCGTCGCGCGACCGCGCCCGCCCTGTTCTCCGTGGCGCTGCGCGACATGATCTGCCCGCCGTCGACGGTGTTCGCCGCCTACAACCTCTACGGCAGCGCGACCGGCACCGATCCGGAGCGGGAGATCAACGTCTACCCGTACAACGGCCACGAGGGCGGCGGGGCCACCCAGCAGCGCCGCCAGCTGGGCTGGCTGCGCGCACGCTGGTGA
- a CDS encoding ABC transporter permease translates to MTQNSVAEEPARIEGSAPGEPPAGRTIVARRPSVWRDVRKDWRLYSLLALPLIYLVIFKYLPMAGNIIAFRRFRPGGSMFGEDWVGLRYIEMFMTDPAFWRVFTNTLVLGVLSLVVVFPMPIILALLLNEVRKSWFKRFVQTVSYLPHFMSIVIVAGMVMQLVSLNGTVNSIIGAFGAEPINFIQQAGWFRTLYVSSEVWQTVGWGTILYLAALTQVDSQLYEAATIDGANRWKQTLHVTLPGITPTMITLLILNIGTFMAVGFEKILLLYNPLTYETADVIATYLFRVGLVSNNFSYATAIGLFESVIGLTLVLYANWISRRVVGASLW, encoded by the coding sequence GTGACGCAGAACAGCGTGGCCGAGGAGCCGGCCCGCATCGAAGGGTCGGCCCCGGGGGAGCCCCCGGCCGGCCGGACCATCGTGGCGCGCAGGCCATCCGTCTGGCGGGACGTGCGCAAGGACTGGCGCCTGTACTCGCTGCTGGCTCTCCCGCTCATCTACCTCGTGATCTTCAAGTACCTCCCGATGGCGGGGAACATCATCGCGTTCCGCCGCTTCCGGCCGGGCGGCTCGATGTTCGGCGAGGACTGGGTGGGACTGCGCTACATCGAGATGTTCATGACCGACCCGGCGTTCTGGCGGGTCTTCACGAACACCCTCGTGCTGGGCGTGCTCTCGCTGGTGGTCGTCTTCCCGATGCCGATCATCCTCGCGCTCCTGCTCAACGAGGTCCGCAAGAGCTGGTTCAAGCGCTTCGTGCAGACCGTCTCCTACCTGCCGCACTTCATGTCGATCGTCATCGTCGCCGGCATGGTCATGCAGCTCGTCTCCCTCAACGGCACGGTCAACTCGATCATCGGGGCCTTCGGCGCGGAGCCGATCAACTTCATCCAGCAGGCCGGCTGGTTCCGCACCCTCTACGTCAGCTCCGAGGTGTGGCAGACGGTGGGCTGGGGGACGATCCTCTACCTCGCCGCGCTCACCCAGGTGGACAGCCAGCTCTACGAGGCCGCCACGATCGACGGCGCCAACCGCTGGAAGCAGACCCTCCACGTGACCCTGCCGGGGATCACCCCCACGATGATCACGCTGCTGATCCTCAACATCGGCACCTTCATGGCCGTCGGCTTCGAGAAGATCCTGCTGCTGTACAACCCCCTGACCTACGAGACCGCGGACGTCATCGCGACATACCTCTTCCGCGTCGGCCTCGTCTCCAACAACTTCAGCTATGCCACCGCCATCGGCCTGTTCGAGTCCGTCATCGGGCTGACGCTGGTGCTGTACGCCAACTGGATCTCCCGCCGCGTCGTCGGCGCGAGCCTGTGGTGA
- a CDS encoding carbohydrate ABC transporter permease, whose product MRTSRGYKIFTAVNVVVLLGVVFLTLYPFVNIIAQSLSSESAIVSGRVNLLPIGFNVDTYKVVMSDRLFWLNYRNTVVYTIVATMISLVLTTMYAYAISRTRLRGRGLFIGIAVFTMFFNGGMIPNYILISSLGMMNTMWAIVIPNAVSIFNLLVMKAFFENMPLELEEAAAIDGLTTYGILLRVVMPLSKAILATMLLFYAVAHWNSWFQAFLYLSDKELFPVTMYLRNMIAGTSQTSDVAAASADAQTQISSNIKAVTMVLTVLPILCVYPFVQRYFVSGVMLGSVKQ is encoded by the coding sequence ATGAGAACCTCCCGCGGCTACAAGATCTTCACGGCGGTCAACGTCGTGGTCCTGCTGGGCGTCGTCTTCCTGACGCTCTACCCGTTCGTGAACATCATCGCCCAGTCGCTCTCGAGCGAGTCCGCGATCGTCTCCGGACGCGTCAACCTGCTCCCGATCGGGTTCAACGTCGACACCTACAAGGTGGTCATGTCCGATCGCCTGTTCTGGCTGAACTACCGCAACACCGTCGTGTACACGATCGTCGCGACAATGATCTCGCTGGTCCTGACCACGATGTACGCCTATGCGATCTCGCGGACCCGGCTGCGCGGCCGCGGACTGTTCATCGGGATCGCCGTGTTCACGATGTTCTTCAACGGCGGGATGATCCCGAACTACATCCTCATCAGCTCGCTCGGGATGATGAACACGATGTGGGCGATCGTGATCCCCAATGCCGTGAGCATCTTCAACCTGCTCGTCATGAAGGCGTTCTTCGAGAACATGCCCCTCGAGCTCGAGGAGGCCGCGGCGATCGACGGCCTCACCACCTACGGGATCCTGCTGCGCGTGGTCATGCCGCTGTCCAAGGCGATCCTCGCGACGATGCTGCTGTTCTACGCGGTCGCCCACTGGAACTCCTGGTTCCAGGCGTTCCTGTACCTCAGCGACAAGGAGCTCTTCCCGGTCACGATGTACCTGCGCAACATGATCGCCGGCACCAGCCAGACCTCCGACGTCGCCGCCGCGTCGGCCGATGCGCAGACCCAGATCTCCTCCAACATCAAGGCCGTGACGATGGTGCTCACGGTCCTCCCGATCCTGTGCGTCTACCCCTTCGTGCAGCGCTACTTCGTGTCGGGCGTGATGCTCGGCTCGGTCAAGCAGTAA